TGACGATCGTCGACGAGGCCTCGGCGGCGGAGTCGATGGCCGCGATCGACGAGTTCGACCTGCTCCCGCCGTCACCGCAGTAGCCTGAGCTGAATTTGCCCCCGAAAGGGGGCTTTTTTCGTGCCTGAGACCATCGCCACGTTGCGCCCTCAACGCCGCAAAGCGTCCAATGTGAACGTTCACTTATTCTCCATGGTCAACGCCGGAACGGCCGAACCGGTGCCAACGAAAACCAAACACAAACGGCCCCGCGCAGGCGAAAACGGGGCCCGCCTCGCCCGAAAATCGCCTGAATCGGGAAAGTTGCCTATTGAAGGTGCCCGATTTCGCTCATACACTGGGGAAGTGCAAACGATTGCTGTGCGTTCACAACGCACCACTTCAACCAAGAGGTGACCCCATGACACAGACAGTCACCGGCACCGGCATCCCGGCACCGGCGGGCACGCGAACCCTCGCCATCGAGCACGGCGACTACCGCGCCGAGCTCAGCACCCTCGGCGCCGGGCTCAAGTCGCTTACCTTCCAGGGCAGGCCCCTCGTCGAGGACTACCCCGACGGCGAGGTCCCGCCGCTGACGGCCGGGCTCGTCCTGGCCCCCTGGCCCAACCGCACCGCGGACGGCCGCTTCACCTTCGACGGCGCCACCCACCAGCTCGAGATCACCGAGCCCGAGCGCAACAACGCTATCCACGGCCTCGTCCTCGGCAAGGTCTGGGAGGTAACCGGGCACGAGCCCGGCCAGGTAAAGCTCCACACCACCATCGAACCAGCCCCCGGCTGGCCGTGGCCCATCGAGCTTTCCGCCACCTACCGGCTCACCGACGAGGGGCTTTTAGCCACCTTCGACGCCGAGACCCGCGAGGACCGCCCCGTTCCCTTCGCCTTCGGGTGGCACACCTACCTCCAGGCCCAGGGCGCGCACGTGGACTCGTGCCGGCTGACCATGGCCGTCGATAAGCACCTGCCACTGGAACCGACGCGCAACCTGCCGCGTGGTGAGGCGACCTGCGACGAGACCACCACGGCGATGCAAGAAGGCATCGCTATGGCAGGCCGCGTCTTCGACGACTGCTTTGGTTCCGCAGGCGCCTCGCGCACGCTGCTTGTCGACGCCTACGGCAACGGAACCGAAATGACTTGCTCGGACAACCTGCGCTGGTTCCAGGTGTTCACGCCCGACGACACCATCGACGTGCCGTTCCCGGGCAAGGAACGCGGACGCGCGCTCGCGGTGGAGCCCATGAGCGCGCCACCGAACGCGCTGGCCAGCGGCACCGACATCGTCGACCTCCACGGCAACCCGCAGCGCTACGAGGTACGCATCGCCGCGGTGACCGCACAGACTTCATAACTGCATAAGACGCTTTCGGGCCCGCCACGATGGGCCCCGCAGACACACTTTTTTCGTCACTAACAGCAAAAGGATGCCCCATGAATTCGGCATTAAGACTCGACGCCACCTGGGTGGACTACCTCCTCGTGGCCCTGTACTTCGTCTTCGTCCTCGGTATCGGCTGGGCGGCCAAGGCGAAGGTCTCCTCCTCCATCGACTTCTTCCTCTCCGGCCGCGGCCTGCCCTCGTGGGTGACCGGCCTGGCGTTCATCTCCGCCAACCTCGGCGCGGTCGAGATCATCGGCATGTCGGCCAACGGCGTGCAGTACGGCTTCCAGACGATGCACTACTTCTGGATTGGCGCCGTGCCCGCCATGGTCTTCCTCGGCATCGTCATGATGCCTTTCTACTACGGCTCGAAGGTCCGCTCGGTGCCTGAGTTCATGCGCAAGCGCTTCGGCACCGGCGCGCACCTGGTCAACGCGATCTCCTTCGCGCTCGCCCAGCTGCTCATCGCCGGCGTGAACCTGCTGCTTTTGGCCAAGATCGTCAACGCCCTGCTCGGCTGGCCGCTGTGGGTCGCGCTCGTCCTCGCCGCCGTCATCGTCTTGTCCTACATCACCCTGGGTGGCCTGTCTGCCGCCATCTACAACGAGGTGCTGCAGTTCTTCGTCATCGTCGCGGCCCTGCTGCCGCTCACGCTCATCGGCATGCACCGCGTCGGCGGCTGGGACGGCCTGAAGGAGCGCGTGGCCATCGAGGCCAACTTCCACACCTGGCCCGGCATGGGGCTGTCCGGCTTCACCAGCCCGGTGCTCTCGGTCATCGGCATCACCTTCGGCCTGGGCTTCGTCCTCTCCTTCGGCTACTGGACCACCAACTTCGTCGAGGTGCAGCGCGCCATGGCCTCCGAGTCCATCTCGGCCGCCCGCAAGACCCCGATCATCGGCGCCTTCCCGAAGATGTTCATCCCGTTCCTCGTCGTCCTTCCCGGCATGGTCGCCTCCGTGCTGGTCAGCGAGCTGGCGGGCGATAACCCGACGGCCAAGCCGAACGACGCCATCCTCCTGCTCATGCGCGACCTGCTCCCGAACGGCCTGCTGGGCGTGGCCATCGCAGGCCTCCTGGCCTCCTTCATGGCCGGCATGGCGGCCAACATCTCCGCCTTCAACACCGTCATCAGCTACGACATCTGGCAGCAGTACGTGGTCAAGGACCGCGAGGACGACTACTACCTGAAGTTCGGCCGCATCGCCACCGTCGTGGCCACCCTCATCGCCGTGTTCACCGCGCTCATCGCCCGCAACTTCGGCAACGTGATGGACTACCTGCAAACCCTCTTCGGCTTCTTCAACGCCCCGCTGTTCGCCACCTTCATCCTGGGCATGTTCTGGAAGCGCATGACCCCGCACGCAGGCTGGTCCGGCCTGGTCTCCGGCACCGCGGCGGCCGTCATCTTCTGGGCGCTCTCGCTCGGCTCCGACCCGATCGTCAACCTGCCCGGCCAGGGCACCGCCTTCGTCGCCGCGACGCTCGCCTTCGTCGCCGACATTCTGGTTTCGCTCATCGTCAGCTCGTTCACCAAGCCGAAGCCGGACGAGGAGCTGGTGGGCTTCGTCAAGTCCGTCACCCCGAAGAGCCACTTCGCCGACGACACCGAGGCCGCGCTGCCGTGGTACCGCCGCACCGTCCCGCTCGGCATGCTGTGCCTGGCCATGGTCATCACGCTCAACGTCATCTTCGCTTAACCCGGCCGGAAACTTCTGTAAGGAACACTCATCATGAGCACGAAAAACACCTCTACTCAGTCCCCGCGGAGTGCCGGCGCGTTCGACATCCGCAACGTCATCGGAGCGCTCATCGGCATCTACGGCATCGTCCTGCTGATCTGCAGCTTCGCCATCGACCCGGGCACCAACCCCGACACCGGCGCTCTCAAGTCCTCCCAGGACAACCTCTGGGCGGGCCTGGCCATGCTGGTAGTCGGCGTCGTCTTCGCCGCGTGGGCACGCCTGCGCCCGATCACCGTGACAACTTCCGCAGCACCTGCTACCCCCACAGCATCCGAAGGAAACTAGGCGAGACACATGAGCAACAGCCACCACGTCGAAGTCACCTCCTCGCACCTGGCCGACGGCCGCGAGATCATCTACTTCGATGACACGCCCAAGGCCGAGGGGGAGCGGGTGCTCACCGACTCCCGCGACCTGCCTCAGGCCCACACGATGAGCGAGATGCGCCGCGACCCGCTCACCGGCCACTGGGTCGCGTACGCCGCACACCGCATGAACCGCACTTTCATGCCGCCAGCCAACGAGAACCCGCTGGCGCCCACCAAGCCCGGCCAGCTGCCCACCGAGATCCCGTCGCCCACCTACGACGTCGTCGTCTTCGAGAACCGCTTCCCGAGCTTCTCCATGAACATCGACGCCACTGGCTGGGAGGACACCGTCGACGGCCTCGACCTTTACCCGCGCAAGCCAGCCCGCGCCCGCTGCGAGGTGGTCTGCTTCACCGAGGACGTGACCAAGTCCTTCAAGGACCTGCCGGTATCCCGCATCCGCACCGTCATCGAGGCGTGGGCGCACCGCACGGCCGCGCTCTCCGCGATCGAGGGCGTGGCCCAGGTCTTCCCCTTCGAAAACCGCGGCGCCGAGATCGGCGTGACCCTCCAGCACCCGCACGGGCAGATCTACTCCTACCCGTTCTTGAGCCCGCGCCTGGAATCCATCGTCGCCTCCTCCCAGGCGTTTGCCGCGGCCAACCCCGGCAAGGAGCTCTTTGAGCAGTTGCTTGCCGACGAGCGTACCGCCGGCACCCGCATCATCGAGGAGACCGAGCACTTCACCGTCTTCGTCCCGGCTGCCGCAAAGTGGCCGGTGGAGGTCATGGTCTGGCCCCACCGCCACGTGGCCGACTTCACCGAGCTCACCGACGACGAGCGCGCCGACCTCGCCCCGCTGCTCAAGCGCCTGTACACGGCGGTGGACCGCTTCTTCGACGGGGTGGAGAAGACCCCGTACATCGCGGGCTGGAACCAGGCACCGGTCGACCCGGCGCTTCGCCCGTATTCCCGGCTGCACCTGCAGCTGTTCTCGCTCATGCGCTCGCCGAACCGCATGAAGTTCCTCGCTGGCAGCGAGTCCTCCCAGGCCGTGTGGATCAACGACACCACCCCGGAGCGCATTGCCGCACGATTCAAGGAGGTCTGGCACTAATGCCACGCTGGATTCACACCCGCACCCCGGACGCCATCGCCCACGACGCCGCCCGCCTGTTCAAGGAGGCCTACGGCTACGAGCCGAAGGGCGTGTGGGGCGCGCCGGGCCGCGTCAACGTCATCGGCGACCACGTCGACTACGCCGACGGCGTCTCCATCCCCTTCGCGCTCGAACAGCTCACCGCCGTCGCGATGGCGCCCAACGACAAAAACGCCTACCGCCTGGTCTCCGTCGCCCCCGACGGGAAGAAGATGGAGGCGACCGTCCCCGTCGACCAGGTCGGGCCGCTGAGCCCCGCCGACTGGTCCGGCTACGTGGTGGGCACCATCTGGGCGGGCACCGAGTCGAAGGTCATCGGCGCCACCCAGGGCTACGACATCGCCATCGTCTCCGACGTGCCGCTCGGCTCCGGCCTGTCCTCCTCGGCCGCGCTCGAGTGCTCGACCGCCGTCGCCGCCTTCGAGCTGGCCAACGGGCACGCGCCCACCCACGCGGACCTGCCCGGGCTCGTCGACGCCGCCATCCGCGCGGAGAACGAGGTCGTGGGCGCGTCCACCGGCGGGCTCGACCAGCGCTCGAGCCTCTACGGCGAGCACGGAAAGGCGCTGGTCATCGACTTCCGCAAGGGCACCACCACGCCGGTGCCCTTTGACCTCGAAGCCCACGGCCTGGCGCTGCTCATCGCGGACACCAACGCCCCGCACACCTTGAGCGACGGCCAGTACGCCTCCCGCCGCGGCGTCATCGACGCCTTCACCTCTTACCAGCCGGAGGACTCCTTCCGCGACATCGACGACGCGCCCGCCAAGGCCCGCGCGTGGGCCACGGCCCAGGGCCGCGACGTGGACGAG
This is a stretch of genomic DNA from Corynebacterium vitaeruminis DSM 20294. It encodes these proteins:
- a CDS encoding aldose 1-epimerase family protein — protein: MTQTVTGTGIPAPAGTRTLAIEHGDYRAELSTLGAGLKSLTFQGRPLVEDYPDGEVPPLTAGLVLAPWPNRTADGRFTFDGATHQLEITEPERNNAIHGLVLGKVWEVTGHEPGQVKLHTTIEPAPGWPWPIELSATYRLTDEGLLATFDAETREDRPVPFAFGWHTYLQAQGAHVDSCRLTMAVDKHLPLEPTRNLPRGEATCDETTTAMQEGIAMAGRVFDDCFGSAGASRTLLVDAYGNGTEMTCSDNLRWFQVFTPDDTIDVPFPGKERGRALAVEPMSAPPNALASGTDIVDLHGNPQRYEVRIAAVTAQTS
- a CDS encoding sodium:solute symporter family protein, which translates into the protein MNSALRLDATWVDYLLVALYFVFVLGIGWAAKAKVSSSIDFFLSGRGLPSWVTGLAFISANLGAVEIIGMSANGVQYGFQTMHYFWIGAVPAMVFLGIVMMPFYYGSKVRSVPEFMRKRFGTGAHLVNAISFALAQLLIAGVNLLLLAKIVNALLGWPLWVALVLAAVIVLSYITLGGLSAAIYNEVLQFFVIVAALLPLTLIGMHRVGGWDGLKERVAIEANFHTWPGMGLSGFTSPVLSVIGITFGLGFVLSFGYWTTNFVEVQRAMASESISAARKTPIIGAFPKMFIPFLVVLPGMVASVLVSELAGDNPTAKPNDAILLLMRDLLPNGLLGVAIAGLLASFMAGMAANISAFNTVISYDIWQQYVVKDREDDYYLKFGRIATVVATLIAVFTALIARNFGNVMDYLQTLFGFFNAPLFATFILGMFWKRMTPHAGWSGLVSGTAAAVIFWALSLGSDPIVNLPGQGTAFVAATLAFVADILVSLIVSSFTKPKPDEELVGFVKSVTPKSHFADDTEAALPWYRRTVPLGMLCLAMVITLNVIFA
- the galT gene encoding galactose-1-phosphate uridylyltransferase encodes the protein MSNSHHVEVTSSHLADGREIIYFDDTPKAEGERVLTDSRDLPQAHTMSEMRRDPLTGHWVAYAAHRMNRTFMPPANENPLAPTKPGQLPTEIPSPTYDVVVFENRFPSFSMNIDATGWEDTVDGLDLYPRKPARARCEVVCFTEDVTKSFKDLPVSRIRTVIEAWAHRTAALSAIEGVAQVFPFENRGAEIGVTLQHPHGQIYSYPFLSPRLESIVASSQAFAAANPGKELFEQLLADERTAGTRIIEETEHFTVFVPAAAKWPVEVMVWPHRHVADFTELTDDERADLAPLLKRLYTAVDRFFDGVEKTPYIAGWNQAPVDPALRPYSRLHLQLFSLMRSPNRMKFLAGSESSQAVWINDTTPERIAARFKEVWH
- the galK gene encoding galactokinase → MPRWIHTRTPDAIAHDAARLFKEAYGYEPKGVWGAPGRVNVIGDHVDYADGVSIPFALEQLTAVAMAPNDKNAYRLVSVAPDGKKMEATVPVDQVGPLSPADWSGYVVGTIWAGTESKVIGATQGYDIAIVSDVPLGSGLSSSAALECSTAVAAFELANGHAPTHADLPGLVDAAIRAENEVVGASTGGLDQRSSLYGEHGKALVIDFRKGTTTPVPFDLEAHGLALLIADTNAPHTLSDGQYASRRGVIDAFTSYQPEDSFRDIDDAPAKARAWATAQGRDVDEVFRRVNHVVEETNRTIAAAGALEADDMDAFRQLMQDSHESLRDQYEVTTPELNSAFEAAGRYGSRMTGGGFGGSVITLVDAKAIEDTAQKIEDAALAQGFPAPTFLVARPGDGARRLS